AGGGATACGTTCTCGTGGTGGACCACCTTGAAGCGTCCCCGGAGCTGTTGGAGCAATTCGGGCAACCGGCCAAACTTGTTGTCGATGCACACGGAGAAACTGATGGCCGAATTCTGGATCATATCGACCTTCATCCGGTGGTCGTGGAGCAATTTGAACAGGTCGCCGATGCTGTCCTCCACAATAAAGGAAAAATCCAGGGAAGACAGCCGCATGAGTACCTGGTCCTTCTTGACGATAAAGCACGGGACCTCGGGTTCGATCCCCTTGCCGGAGCCCACCGTGGTCCCCGGGTCGGCCGGCTTCAGAAAGGACTTGACGTGCAGCGGGATTTCCTTTCGCTGCAGGGGTTGCAATGTCTTGGGGTGGATAACCGATGCCCCGTAAAACGCCAGCTCAATGGCCTCCCGGTAGGAGATCCGGTTCAGGAGGCTCGCCTGCTCAAAATAGCGCGGGTCCGCGTTGAGGACCCCGGGCACGTCCTTCCAGATGGTAACCGATTGGGCATTCAGGCAATAGGCGATAATGGCCGCCGTATAATCGGATCCCTCCCGGCCCAGGGTTGTGGTGAAGTTGTTCTCGTCACTCCCCAGGAACCCCTGGGTAATGAAGAGCTCTTTCCCCGGGGCCAGGGTGGCGATTGCCTCCTGGGTACGCTCCCACTGGACGTTGCCGTCCCGGTAATTCGAATCCGTTTTGATGTATTTGCGGATGTCCAGCCAGGTATTCGCGATGCCGCTATCCTCCAGGAAGGCGCTGACAATTACTGTGGAGAGCAGTTCCCCATAGCCGACGACCTGGTCGTAGACAAACCCGTATTTGGGCGACTTGTTCCAGGCGAGGAAACCTCGCACCTCTTCGAAGAGTCCGCGAAGCCTGTCGAAAACCGGGTGCCCTTCGGCCGGGAACAATTCCCCGGCGATACCGAGGTGATAGGCCACCACCTCATCCAGCGCAGCGGCCAGCGTGCCTTTGTCCTCAAAATAGGCGCGCACCACGGCTTCCATCGCGTTGGTGGTCTTTCCCATGGCGGATACCACCAGGAATGTCTTTTCCGTCCCCGTCTCGCTGAGCACCTTCAACACATTGCGGACTCCGTCCGCATCCTTTACCGAGGCACCCCCGAATTTAAATACTC
This genomic window from Robiginitalea biformata HTCC2501 contains:
- a CDS encoding aspartate kinase translates to MRVFKFGGASVKDADGVRNVLKVLSETGTEKTFLVVSAMGKTTNAMEAVVRAYFEDKGTLAAALDEVVAYHLGIAGELFPAEGHPVFDRLRGLFEEVRGFLAWNKSPKYGFVYDQVVGYGELLSTVIVSAFLEDSGIANTWLDIRKYIKTDSNYRDGNVQWERTQEAIATLAPGKELFITQGFLGSDENNFTTTLGREGSDYTAAIIAYCLNAQSVTIWKDVPGVLNADPRYFEQASLLNRISYREAIELAFYGASVIHPKTLQPLQRKEIPLHVKSFLKPADPGTTVGSGKGIEPEVPCFIVKKDQVLMRLSSLDFSFIVEDSIGDLFKLLHDHRMKVDMIQNSAISFSVCIDNKFGRLPELLQQLRGRFKVVHHENVSLYTIRHFNAEAIRSLQNGREVLLEQRSKETVQLVVK